The following are from one region of the Nicotiana tomentosiformis chromosome 7, ASM39032v3, whole genome shotgun sequence genome:
- the LOC138895741 gene encoding uncharacterized protein encodes MVLQQQYREKDFKKYSELISLLLMDERNNDLLMRNHENRPTGSTPLPEVNEVYSHYSKRGKGRGPVRGRGRGRGQGKNFPGVNHPQKKNNHQKWKGPRANGSETECYRCDGKGHWANICRIPKHLVELYQASLKDKAPEANFVYDNEFDTHLDVTDFFEHPDGKINHSIGDESMIKDD; translated from the coding sequence atggtcTTGCAACAGCAGTACCGAGAGAAAGATTTCAAGAAGTattctgagttgatttctcttctTCTTATGGATGAACGAAACAATGACTTGCTCATGAGAAATCACGAAAATCGACCCACCGGGTCTACACCATTGCCTGAAGTGAATGAGGTGTATTCCCATTATTCTAAGCGTGGAAAAGGTCGTGGCCCTGTTCGTGGTCGTGGTCGTGGCCGTGGCCAAGGAAAAAATTTTCCTGGTGTTAATCACCCCCAAAAGAaaaataaccaccaaaagtgGAAAGGGCCAAGGGCAAATGGTTCAGAAACTGAATGTTATCGTTGCGATGGAAAAGGGCATTGGGCAAATATTTGTCGCATACCAAAAcatttggttgagctttatcaagcatctCTAAAGGATAAAGCTCCTGAAGCTAATTTTGTCTATGACAATGAATTTGACACCCACTTGGATGTGACAGATTTTTTTGAACACCCTGATGGAAAAATAAACCACTCGATCGGTGATGAATCTATGATTAAagatgattga